Proteins encoded within one genomic window of Misgurnus anguillicaudatus chromosome 18, ASM2758022v2, whole genome shotgun sequence:
- the LOC129429451 gene encoding C-C motif chemokine 13-like: MRLHCIFIACFVLFALCSLANSEAAQGPDKCCFSFSNVRIPVKQVAAYHITHLECRGRGIIFVTNVGKEICTDLNEKWVQRLKNMVDARNLKETETSTEKSV; the protein is encoded by the exons ATGAGGCTTCACTGCATCTTCATCGCCTGTTTCGTCCTCTTCGCCCTCTGCTCACTGGCAAACAGCGAAG CCGCCCAAGGTCCTGATAAATGCTGCTTTTCTTTTTCCAATGTGAGAATTCCAGTAAAGCAAGTTGCCGCTTACCATATAACTCATCTTGAATGTCGTGGAAGAGGAATCAT TTTCGTCACAAACGTTGGAAAAGAGATCTGTACTGACCTTAATGAGAAATGGGTTCAGAGACTGAAGAACATGGTGGACGCTCGCAACCTGAAAGAGACAGAAACCAGCACTGAGAAAAGTGTTTAA
- the LOC129429450 gene encoding C-C motif chemokine 14: protein MKLHCIFIACLVLVALCSLANSEFIQGPDKCCFSYSNVRIPLKQVVSYHTTHLECHRSGIVFVTNAGNEICTNPNERWVQRLVNLVDARNLKEISDDSFDRSA from the exons ATGAAGCTTCACTGCATCTTCAtcgcctgtctcgtcctcgtCGCCCTCTGCTCACTGGCAAACAGCGAAT TCATCCAAGGTCCTGATAAATGCTGCTTTTCTTATTCCAATGTGAGAATCCCACTGAAGCAGGTTGTCAGTTACCATACAACTCATCTTGAATGCCACAGGAGTGGAATCGT TTTTGTCACAAACGCTGGAAATGAGATCTGTACCAACCCGAACGAGAGATGGGTTCAGAGACTGGTGAACTTGGTGGACGCTCGCAACCTGAAAGAGATATCAGATGACAGCTTTGACAGAAGTGCTTAA
- the LOC129429452 gene encoding C-C motif chemokine 14-like, giving the protein MKLHCIFIACFVLFALCSLASSQNSQGPNKCCFSYSNVRIPLKQVAGYFTTHLECHRSGIVFITKSGNEICTNFNERWVQRLKNMVDARNLKETSDDSS; this is encoded by the exons ATGAAGCTTCACTGCATCTTCATCGCCTGTTTCGTCCTCTTTGCCCTCTGCTCACTGGCAAGCTCCCAAA ATTCCCAAGGTCCTAATAAATGCTGCTTTTCTTATTCCAATGTGAGAATCCCGCTGAAGCAGGTTGCCGGTTACTTTACAACTCATCTTGAATGCCACAGGAGCGGAATCGT GTTCATCACAAAATCTGGAAATGAGATCTGTACTAACTTTAATGAGAGATGGGTTCAGAGACTGAAGAACATGGTGGACGCTCGCAACCTGAAAGAGACATCAGATGACAGCTCTTAG
- the LOC129430072 gene encoding C-C motif chemokine 4-like codes for MRLHCVFIACFVLFACCSLANSEYSQGPDKCCFSFSNVKIPVKQVVGYHTTHSECHMSGIILIMQSGKEICADLNERWVQRLKNRVDESTQMMTEGSGDSN; via the exons ATGAGACTTCACTGCGTCTTCATCGCCTGTTTCGTCCTCTTTGCCTGCTGCTCACTGGCAAACAGTGAAT ATAGCCAAGGTCCTGATAAATGCTGCTTTTCTTTTTCCaatgtgaaaatcccagtaaagCAAGTTGTCGGTTACCATACAACTCATTCTGAATGCCACATGAGTGGAATCAT TTTAATCATGCAATCTGGAAAGGAAATCTGTGCTGACCTGAACGAGAGATGGGTTCAGAGGCTGAAGAACCGAGTGGACGAAAGCACCCAGATGATGACAGAGGGCTCTGGGGACAGCAATtaa